A window of Rickettsiales bacterium contains these coding sequences:
- a CDS encoding adenylosuccinate synthetase has product CYAYEIEGREYDYLPALPELQAKAKAKYIEMKGWKSETTANVRNLENLPKNAITYIKKLEELIGVKISAISTSPEREDTILLEKIF; this is encoded by the coding sequence TTTGTTACGCTTATGAAATTGAAGGCAGGGAGTATGATTATCTTCCAGCACTTCCGGAGCTTCAAGCCAAAGCAAAGGCTAAATATATAGAGATGAAAGGTTGGAAGAGTGAAACCACTGCAAATGTTAGAAATTTAGAAAATCTTCCCAAAAATGCTATCACTTATATTAAAAAATTGGAAGAGTTAATAGGGGTTAAAATTTCAGCAATCTCAACCTCTCCAGAAAGAGAAGATACTATTTTATTGGAAAAAATATTTTGA
- a CDS encoding phytochelatin synthase family protein — protein sequence MSIWQKISENFKSKNPEIIEKAIKENTQYASFLEGKFAKNLVVVTPWNSEKGKRMLLESDYNNSFFHLAHTFQSMANPFYGSVASMVNVLNALRLDKGIVPDSNERIFKLFDRNTGEIREFSFNIYTQNSLLDDETDLVKHREKILPKIKDEVAYVDFDEFNPGLSLMQMKRILEIYKCSVDIFYAHNDVNNGVADFISHLKDALSSDKKFIIANFYGEIIGLHQAGHFSTIAAFHEPTWSVLVLDTASHKHPWYWVSVDQLYHAMNTEAREGNKRGYLVVSDKL from the coding sequence ATGTCTATTTGGCAGAAAATATCTGAAAATTTCAAATCTAAAAATCCTGAAATTATAGAAAAGGCAATAAAGGAGAACACCCAATACGCCAGTTTTTTAGAAGGAAAATTCGCAAAGAATTTAGTTGTGGTAACACCTTGGAATTCAGAAAAAGGCAAAAGAATGTTGCTAGAATCTGATTATAATAATTCCTTTTTTCATCTTGCACATACATTTCAAAGTATGGCAAACCCTTTTTATGGTAGTGTTGCCTCAATGGTAAATGTTCTAAATGCACTAAGGCTTGATAAAGGAATTGTACCAGATAGCAACGAGCGAATATTCAAACTTTTTGATAGAAACACTGGTGAAATTAGAGAGTTTTCATTCAATATTTATACGCAAAATTCTTTACTAGATGATGAAACTGATTTGGTAAAGCATCGTGAAAAAATTCTTCCTAAAATTAAAGATGAAGTTGCCTATGTTGATTTTGATGAGTTCAATCCGGGTTTAAGCCTAATGCAGATGAAAAGAATTCTTGAGATATATAAATGCTCGGTTGATATTTTTTATGCTCATAATGATGTAAATAATGGCGTTGCGGATTTTATTTCCCACTTAAAAGATGCTCTTTCGTCTGATAAAAAATTCATTATTGCAAATTTTTATGGTGAGATAATTGGGCTTCATCAAGCAGGTCACTTTTCAACGATTGCAGCTTTCCACGAGCCAACTTGGAGCGTTTTAGTGCTAGATACCGCATCTCACAAACACCCTTGGTATTGGGTTTCAGTTGATCAATTATATCACGCAATGAACACCGAAGCTAGAGAGGGAAACAAAAGAGGTTATTTAGTTGTAAGTGATAAACTCTAA
- a CDS encoding DUF1704 domain-containing protein, protein MKLEKLIEYNDLYRSFARSISVLGTLNWPDDAKAVFLESYEKGNPILPEFEYPKIEYSDKKEKLKYILNGLAGETSIEANFLKSNTESYIYAIAMMQGVGTKIVNEISQVLYGSPYDKLPNYNLTSVEAAKFFLNVESKFKSEAVIENDENEITSEQLKEYLENNINRVFERGDIKVEIDTKMASRASVTSRKVRVRANTIFKKYEAKQLLNHEVFTHALCSINGINQKYMYAMEFTSPRITATQEGLAQFSELITGSIHLNRLKRIAQRIIALDKAINGADFLDIFKFFIENGDTNEEAYMSAMRIFRGGKPKGGIVFFKDGVYIKGMLEVFSFFMNSMEENKLNNLKVLFSGKMTISDVEDMNYLMSQGLVNPPKYIPVWFDNIHNLAAILAFMQFATNLNFNTSGV, encoded by the coding sequence ATGAAGTTAGAAAAATTAATAGAATACAATGATTTATATAGGAGTTTTGCCAGAAGCATTTCTGTGCTTGGCACATTAAATTGGCCAGATGATGCAAAGGCGGTATTTCTTGAATCTTACGAGAAGGGCAACCCTATATTGCCTGAATTTGAATATCCAAAAATTGAATACTCAGATAAGAAAGAAAAGCTGAAATATATATTAAATGGTTTAGCTGGTGAAACTTCCATAGAAGCGAATTTTCTGAAAAGCAATACTGAGAGCTATATTTATGCAATAGCTATGATGCAAGGCGTTGGCACAAAAATTGTAAATGAAATATCACAAGTTTTATATGGCAGCCCATATGACAAATTACCTAATTATAACTTAACAAGCGTTGAGGCCGCAAAATTTTTCCTTAATGTTGAAAGTAAATTCAAAAGTGAAGCAGTAATTGAAAATGATGAAAATGAAATAACTTCAGAACAACTAAAGGAATATCTAGAAAATAATATTAATAGAGTGTTTGAAAGGGGCGATATCAAAGTTGAAATTGATACTAAAATGGCTTCAAGAGCTTCCGTTACCTCAAGAAAGGTTAGAGTTAGAGCCAATACTATTTTCAAAAAATATGAGGCAAAGCAACTTCTCAACCATGAAGTTTTCACGCACGCTTTGTGTTCCATAAATGGCATCAATCAGAAATATATGTATGCAATGGAGTTCACTTCGCCTAGGATTACCGCCACACAGGAAGGCCTTGCTCAGTTTTCAGAGCTTATAACTGGCTCAATACACCTAAATAGATTAAAAAGAATCGCACAGAGAATAATTGCACTTGATAAAGCTATTAATGGTGCGGATTTTCTTGATATTTTCAAATTTTTTATAGAGAATGGGGATACAAACGAAGAAGCCTACATGTCTGCGATGAGAATTTTTAGAGGTGGCAAACCCAAGGGAGGAATAGTTTTTTTCAAAGATGGTGTTTATATAAAAGGAATGCTTGAGGTTTTTAGCTTTTTTATGAATTCTATGGAAGAAAATAAATTAAACAATTTGAAGGTTTTATTTTCTGGAAAAATGACAATTTCCGATGTTGAAGATATGAATTATTTAATGTCGCAAGGGCTTGTTAATCCGCCGAAATATATTCCAGTTTGGTTTGATAACATTCATAATTTAGCTGCTATATTAGCTTTTATGCAATTCGCAACAAATTTGAATTTTAATACAAGTGGTGTTTAG